One segment of Candidatus Auribacterota bacterium DNA contains the following:
- a CDS encoding radical SAM protein, translating to MNLKYPNFHWVVSWCITKVCNLKCTYCHYPSMPNYKHPDIEARVRKLLEIRPKHLCINGGEPLTVPNIVDILRRLRAGLGEHFHLEFNTNATLKDKLLQILPCVNGVCFSIDGVGEVNKIYRGYNGDILLDTLEEVVKYKPRSEQNFYIVVVPVATEKTYKRLPELIKRVETIWKNGNCPHVAIDIKVVYPSSHPLSYAHKKDVWEDFIRRSIEWHEQFEIPVTVRGLAPASHLSIKEGAKSHSRCMRQFFVAILEEDGHITYCKPERYYDYFKERFKSGNFGEKIATFSKGSYTLLVNPYDPECYFPCDHGEFIDEILDCRRASDMAVKAKEKAIILNEDELRTACSFIRKHFHPDLIMDFEDITWQHGKPFRSREVARKEV from the coding sequence ATGAATCTGAAATACCCAAACTTCCACTGGGTCGTTTCCTGGTGCATAACGAAAGTGTGCAATCTGAAATGTACCTACTGCCACTATCCTTCGATGCCTAATTATAAGCATCCCGATATCGAGGCGAGAGTCAGAAAGCTTTTAGAGATCAGACCAAAGCACCTCTGTATCAACGGTGGAGAACCGCTGACAGTCCCCAATATTGTGGATATTCTACGGCGCCTGCGCGCCGGTCTTGGAGAACATTTTCATCTCGAATTCAACACTAATGCGACTCTAAAAGATAAATTGCTGCAAATCTTGCCTTGCGTAAATGGAGTATGTTTCAGCATTGACGGTGTCGGAGAAGTTAACAAGATATATAGAGGATATAACGGTGATATACTGCTGGATACCCTCGAGGAAGTTGTCAAATACAAACCAAGATCGGAACAGAACTTCTACATAGTAGTCGTCCCTGTCGCAACTGAAAAGACGTATAAAAGGCTTCCCGAATTAATTAAGCGTGTTGAGACAATTTGGAAGAATGGGAATTGCCCGCATGTCGCAATAGATATTAAGGTAGTTTATCCTAGTAGCCATCCCCTGAGCTACGCACACAAAAAGGATGTGTGGGAAGATTTTATCCGCAGGAGCATAGAGTGGCACGAGCAGTTTGAGATTCCCGTTACGGTGAGAGGGCTTGCACCGGCAAGTCACCTTTCCATTAAAGAGGGAGCCAAGTCGCACAGTCGTTGTATGCGGCAGTTCTTCGTAGCGATCCTTGAAGAGGACGGACATATTACTTATTGCAAACCGGAGCGATATTATGATTATTTCAAGGAACGTTTTAAGAGTGGGAATTTTGGAGAAAAAATAGCAACCTTCTCAAAGGGATCATATACACTTCTAGTTAATCCATATGATCCAGAGTGTTATTTCCCCTGTGATCACGGGGAGTTTATTGACGAAATCCTGGATTGCCGCCGCGCGAGCGACATGGCCGTTAAGGCGAAGGAGAAGGCTATAATTCTCAACGAGGATGAACTGAGGACTGCATGCAGTTTTATCAGGAAGCATTTTCATCCTGATCTGATCATGGATTTCGAGGATATTACGTGGCAGCATGGGAAACCTTTCCGCTCCCGGGAAGTCGCGAGAAAAGAAGTGTGA